The genomic DNA TGCGGCATTACTGATTATGCACAAAATGAACTCACTGATGTTGTCTTTGTTGAGTTGCCACCTGTAGGAAAAGTTGTCGTGGCGAGTGAGCAGGCAGCAGTTATAGAGTCAGTGAAAACAGCAGTAGATGTGTATACGCCGGTAAGTGGAAAGATCGTAGAAGTGAACAGTGAGTTAGAAAACGATCCCGGACTTATCAATAGAGATCCTTATGGACAGGGGTGGATATTTGTTGTTGAAATGACAAAGACAGATGAACTAGACGGTCTCATGCCATCTGATGATTACGCCAAAATGATTAAAAACAAAGCATAGCTTTTAAGTGGAGAGTAATTGAAAATTATGAAGTTTACGCCACACACCCCTTCTGATGTGCAGTCAATGCTTGATGTAATAGGTTTACGCACAATTGAAGATCTTCTTACTGACATTCCGAAAGATTTATTGCGCACGGAATTAAATATCCCTGCGGGACTTTCAGAAAGTGAGCTCTTAAAAGATATTAAGAATATAGCTTCAGTGAATGCGAATCTTGACGAGTTTTCTTCGTATATCGGGGCAGGTGCGTATGATCATTTTATACCGTCTGCAGTTTCTCATGTAACGGGAAGAAGTGAGTTCTACACTGCGTACACTCCGTATCAGCCTGAAGCAAGTCAGGGAACACTGCAGGCAATATACGAGTATCAGAGTATGCTCTGCGCTCTTACCGGTATGGATGTGGCAAATGCTTCTTTGTACGATGGCGCTACTGCGGTTAGTGACGCAGCGCTTGTTGCATTGCAATCAGCCCCTGCTAAAAATGAAATCGTTATCACCGAAACAGTTCATCCCGAATATAGACTTGTATTAAAAACATATTTAGCCGGCACAAAAGTAAAGATCAGAGAAATACCCTATAAAGACGGGGTTGCTGATCTTAAGCATTTACGTGATAACGTTTCTGGTAATACTGTTGCAGTTATTGTGCAGAATCCAAACTTTCTCGGTTCTATTGAAGATATGGTCCAGATAGAGAGTATTGTCCACGGGTGCGGTGCGCTGTTTGTTGCCGTTGTGAATCCTGTATCATTGGGTGTTCTCAAAGCGCCTGGTGATTATAATGCTGATATTGCCGTCGGTGATGGCCAGCCGTTAGGAAATCCATTAGCATTTGGCGGGCCGTATCTTGGTTTTATGGCGGTCAAAGATACGTTGAAAAGAAAGATTCCCGGCCGTCTTGTAGGAGTAACACAGGATCATGAAGGCCGCAGAGGATTTGTCTTAACCCTGCAAGCCCGTGAACAACACATACGAAGAGAAAAAGCGACATCAAATATATGCAGCAATGAAGCATTGAATGCGCTTACTGCGTGTGTCTATTTGTCGTTAATGGGAAAACAGGGGATGAAAGAACTTGCCGTGCAGAATCTTGAGAAAAGCCATTATCTTTTTGATAAGATTTGTACTGTACCGGGATTTAAACCTGTTTTTACGGCACAGTTTTTTAATGAATTTGTAATCGAATCGGCATATCCCGTGAAGAAAGTGATGCAATACCTGATGGAAAATAAGGTCTTTGGTGGGTTAGTTCTTGATAAAACATATAAAGGAATGAAAAATACGTTTCTAGTATGTGTAACTGAAACAAAAACAAAAGATGAGCTCGATGCATTTGTTGAGTTTCTACAAGATATATCAAAAAAAGTTTAAAGTGAAATAAGGATACGAGAGATGAATCGTGAAACATTACTCTATGAAATAGGGTCAAAAGGAAGAACAGGATATTCTTTGCCTGAATTTACCTATGACAAAAAAATCGAAGAGATGGTGCCGCAATCGATGATTCGCAAAAGCACTCCAGAGCTTCCTGAAGTCTCCGAGCTTGATGTGGTGAGACATTTTACTAATCTATCGCGTAAAAATTTTGGTGTTGATACACACTTTTATCCTCTTGGATCATGTACTATGAAATATAATCCAAAAGTAACAGAAGTTATTGCATCTTTACCTGGCTTGCAGCATGTACATCCGTATCAACCTGAAAAGACAACGCAAGGGATGCTAAAGATATATTATGAGATGGAACAGTATTTAAGTGAAATATGCGGGATGGACGCGTTTACGTTACAGCCTGCAGCAGGTGCACATGGTGAATTTTTAGGAATGCTTCTTGCCAGCGCATACTTTAAGAGTAAAAAAGAAAAACGAACAAAAGTTATTATTCCTGATTCTGCACATGGGACAAATCCGTCCAGTGCGCACATTGCAGGTTTTGATGTTATCACTATAAAATCTAACGAAGCAGGTGAAGTCGATCCCAATGAGCTGAAAAAGGTCTTAAGTAATGATGTTGCCGCATTGATGATGACTAATCCAAATACGTTAGGACTTTTTGAGAGAAAGGTGAGTGAAATAGCGGATTTAGTTCATTCACATGGCGCGCTTTTATATTACGATGGTGCAAACCTTAACCCTCTTATGGGAATAACAAATCCGGGGCTTATGGGATTTGATATTGTGCATGTTAACCTACATAAGACGTTTTCAACACCGCATGGTGGTGGAGGCCCCGGATCAGGGCCTGTCGGGGTAAAAAAATTCTTGGAACCGTTTTTACCTGTGCCCCGTGTCACGGTACGTGACGGGGTATATTCTCTCAAGTATAACATCCCGCAATCTATAGGGAGAATCAAAGCTTTTTATGGAAACAGCAGTGTTGTTGTTAAAGCATATGCATATATTAAAGCGTTAGGAGCTAAAGGCCTTAAAGATGTTGCACTCTATTCGATCCTGAATGCAAATTATATAAAGGAAAAACTAAAGGATACTTATTTTGTGCCCTATGAAAGAACCTGTATGCATGAATTTGTTTGTACGAGCAAAAAACAGCTTGAGAAAAATATTCATACAGTAGATATCGCAAAAGCGCTCATTGACAGGGGAATACACCCACCAACAATCTATTTCCCCTTGATCGTTCCTGAAGCTATGATGATTGAGCCAACTGAAACTGAAAGTAAAGAAACGCTTGATACGTTTATTGCCGTTATGAAAGAAATAGATGAGTGTGTAAAGAGTGATCCTGAATCAATTAAAAATGCTCCAACAACAACGCCTGTTGGTCGACTTGACGAAGTAAAAGCTGCTCGTGAGCCAAATCTGTGTTATGGTGTTAATAGAAAGTATTCGTAGATAAGTATGAAACAGATCAAAAAAGCTAAATTTTCTTTTCAATTTTGTTCTCGACTGATTATTCGTGAATTAACCGGTATTAAAGCGCATAATCTTGATGAACTCTTAAGTCATGTTAAGACAGTACCAGGCGCTGTTATCTATCACCACACACATCATTTTTTGCAGCTCCATCAGTATTTAGTCCCTGAACCTCCCAATGATTTTGCTTATTGGGTTGATACCTCTTTAGGGTACCATGATTTGAGTGAACGGTTAGCAAGCATTAATACCTGTGATTATAGAACGATACGTGATTTACGTGAACGCATTATCGCAGTTTTAGAGAAGTTTATATCTGAAGGTAAGGCGTCTCGTGAGTCGAATGTCGGTGAAGAGTTTTATTTTATCAAGTCAGTAAGTATTGCTTTTAATACACCATACGAAGTACGGACTTTAGAAGAGTTTCTCGATGTTTTAAAAAGAATATCTATTGATGCGATATATTATCATATGTTTGAAGCGCCACTCAGATTAGAAAAAGAAGGCAACGATTTTTCCATGTGGATACGTGAACAATTAGATATGGGAGAACTTGCCGATAAAATTGATTGTCTTGATCCCTATACCCATACAATGGAAGGGTTGCGGAACAAGCTTGTACGTGTAGTAGAAGATTACCTATTTAAGGTGTGATTATGTCTATAACATTAAAAGATTATGAACCAATTGTTGGAAAACATCTTGTAGATGAGCTGAAGATGCTTTCCCAACATCTTTCAGGAAAAGTTATCCAAAATGTTAATTCGACTGCGGTTGGTGGCGGTGTCGCGGAAATATTAAACAGAATTATACCTCTTTTGCAGGAATTAAATGTTGATGCACGTTGGGATGTTATTAAAGGCGGTGAAGAGTTTTATAACGTAACAAAGAAATTTCATAATGCACTACATGGTAGGAAAGAGATTATCACCAAAGAAATGTATGAGACGTTCATTCAAACAGGCGAAGAAAATCTTAAGTCAATGGATGTGTATGGTGATATTGTTTTTATACATGATCCGCAGCCCATAATGCTCGTGAAGAAAAAAGCTTCTATGAACAGTAAGTGGATATGGCGATGTCATATTGACATATCTCATCCTGATAAGGACGTATTTGCTTTTCTGAAACCTTATATTGATCAGTATGATTCATCGGTCTTTTCTGCCCCGAGTTTTTCTCGTGATCTTAAAATACGACAGTTTATGATATCTCCTTCAATTGATCCTTTAAGTCATAAAAATATGGATTTAACTCCGGAGATAATTCATGAGGTGTTAGAGAAATATGGCATTGATAGTGATGTACCAATGGTGACGCAGGTTTCCCGGTTTGATTATCTTAAAGATCCTGTAGGCGTAATAGAAGCGTTTAAATTGGTAAGAAAAAATATTAAATGTCAGCTTGTTCTTGCAGGCGGCACGGCAACAGATGATCCTGAATCAGGTAAAGTTCTTGCAGAAGTGCAGGAACGTGCTGAAGGAAACCCTGATATACATGTGCTATTGATTCCTCCCGGGAGCGATATTGAGATCAATGCGTTGCAGCGAGCATCGAGTGTTGTTGTGCAAAAATCAATTCGTGAAGGATTTGGATTAACGGTAACAGAGGCGTTATGGAAGGGGAGGCCTGTTGTGGCCTCATGTGTTGGCGGTATTCCTTTACAGATAAAGCACAAGTATAGCGGACTCTTGTGTCGATCGGTAGAGGGTGCAGCATTCATGATAAAACAGCTTCTTAATTCACCTGAGTATGCAAATAAACTTGGTGAGAACGCAAAAGAGCATGTCAGACAAAACTTTTTACTCACACGTCATTTGCGTGATTATCTCCTTCTTTTCCTTACGTTGTATCATCCAGAAGACGTTATTCATATATAAATCCTATGATTTTTTCAAAAAACATTCTTATTAGTGGCCCACTAGATGCATATCATAATATGGCATATGATGAGGTGCTTCTTCGTGCATGTATAAAAGGTAAGGCCGCTGTTCCTGTATTGAGATTCTATGACTGGAAAATGAGGGCTCTCTCAATAGGTTATTTTCAACGTGTGCAGGTAGCATTAGATTATGCTCGTGCCAATGGAGTAGATTTTGAGATAGCAAGAAGAATGACCGGTGGCGGCATTGTTCTTCATGGGAACGATATTACATTCAGTCTGGTAGTAAAAGATACTGTTTTAAACGGATTGTCCTCATTGAATAAAAGCAGTATTGTGGATAGTTATTATTATGTTAATAATGCCATAAAAAAGGGAATAGATATTCTGCTTGGTAAAAGCGATAGCCCGGATATGTCGCTAGAAACAAAACAAGCGTCTTCAAAAGATACAAAGTTTTGTTTTAATGAGCCAACAAAACACGATGTTCTTTATTCTGGCAAAAAGATTGCGGGTGGCGCACAGCGCAGAATTGACGGGTATGTTATGTATCAGGGATCAATTTTGTTTCGGCAGGAGATAGATATAGGAAAAGACAAAAGGTTTACTGATAGTTCGATAACTCTCCATGATGTATGTGGCAGAGATCTGACAAAAGATGCTGCATGCATTGCTTTGCAACAAGGCTTTACTTTAGTATTTGGTGATATTGAAACGGATAGCATGATTGATCAACTGTTCATTGAATCAGTGGGTAAGTTGGCTATTGATAAGTATGCTACCCATGAATGGAACTATAAACGTTGATAAAAAAGGGGACTGTCCCCTTTTTTATCATTTCGCAATTCCTAAAATTAGTTTTTGGGCGTGAGGTTTTTTCTTTTCAATCTGTATTGAAAAACTAATTCGTTCAAGTGCTTCTATAATACATTCCTTCTTATCAGTATGAATCTCACAAAGCGTGTCGCCTTTTTTTACGGAATCACCGATCTTTTTATGAAATACAATGCCTGCAGAAGAATCTATTTTGTCAGTTAGTTTCAATCTTCCTGCCCCAAGGATGTTTGCAATCATGCCGATTTCATATGTATTTATATTGGTAATGTATCCCTTAGAGATGCTTTTACATTTTTTTATGTATCGTGGTTTTTTGAACGAGTATGGATGTGCAATTTGTTTAACATTACCACCTTGTGATTTAACAATTTCTATAAACTTTCTATATGCGCATCCGTTTCGTAGATGTGTTTCGGCGACGGTGTACGCTTCAGTAAAAGTATGCGCTTTTTTGCCTAAAAGCAGCATGTGGGCAGTAATAGTAAGGCTCAGTTTTGTTACATCATCCGGGCCTTTGCATTGTAATGTATCAAGTGCCTCTTTTACTTCAAGTGCGTTTCCGACGGTGTGCCCAAGCGGTTGATTCATATCCGTTATGAGTGCAACAGTTTTTTTACCCATAACTTTTGAAATGGATACAATAGTTTTTGCTAGAAGACGGGCATCTTTATGAGATTTCATAAATGCACCGTTACCTGTTTTTACGTCCATGAGGAGCGCATCAGTTCCTTCAGCAAATTTCTTCGAGATAATGCTGGCCGCAATGAGCGGTATTGATTCTACCGTGCCGGTAACGTCTCGCAGTGCATATATCTTTTTATCGGCAGGAGCACAGTCGCCAGATGTGCCGATCATTACGGCACCTATTTTTTGTAATTGTTTAATGATCTGTTTCTCGGTAAGAAACATCTTAAACCCTTTAATTGATTCCAATTTATCATGTGTTCCTCCGGTATGGCCAAGCGCTCTTCCAAACATTGTGGGAACAGTAAGTCCAGCGCTTGCGGCAAGGGGGATAACGATAAGCGTTATCTTGTCTCCGACACCTCCTGTCGAATGTTTGTCAATGGTATATCCAGCAGACTCAAGATCAAGCGTTTTTCCTGAATATATCATGGCAAATGAAAGATCAGCGGTTTCACGAATACTCATACCGTTGGCATAAATTGCCATAAGAAAACTTGAGAATTGGTAATCGGGAATTTTGCTTTTTGTGTAACCATCGACCATGAAATTTATTTCGTCTCTGGTTAGTTCGTGCTTATCACGTTTTTTGATTATGATTTCAATTGGATTCATTTTTAAGCTATAAGCTTTAAGTTGTAAGTTTAGTTGCTGAATACTTTATTATATACGTTGAGTGTTTTATGAATAGTTTTATCTATAGAAAATTTATCAAATATTGTGCTCGGGGCATTGCTTTCTATCATGTTCTTGAACGTAGTGTCATTCAGGAGGGTATCTATCGCTGTAGCAAGTTCTGGGATCGAATCTGGTGGGACCAAAAGACCGTTGTGTTTGTCATGGATTATATCCGTTATGCCGCCAATGCGTGAAGCAACTACCGCTTTACCCATTGCCATTGCTTCAAGAAGCGCAAGGCCGAATCCTTCCATGAGTGATGGCATGACAAAAATGTCGGTGACACCAAGAGGTATACGGGTATCCGGCTCTGAGGCCTTAAAATGGACTATATCGTCTATCTGAAGATCATTTGCTAGGGTCATAAGCTCACCTTGTATGCGCCCTTCTCCCACAATAAGAACTTCAATATTTTTGTTATGTTCATATAGCTGGGCACAGGCATTAAGGAGGTGAGGGTGTCCTTTTATCTCTGATAAACGTCCTATTATTCCAATTACCTGGGAGTTTTCTTTTAACCCATAAGAACGTCTTATATTTTGTAACTCTTCTTGAGTATAGGTGTTTTTAAAGTGATCAAAGTCAATACCGTTATGAATGAGTGCGATTCTTTCAGGTGATACCATGAGATCTTGAATAAGATATTCTCTCACTGATTGGCTTATCGCGATAACGCGTTCTCCCATAAAAGGAAAAAGGCGACGAATGAAGATGTGTTTAAAAAAACCATGATACGTTGAAACATGTTTTGTTCCGGTGAGATAGGTGGTGATTCCTGCAAGGACATGTGTTACGCGGGTATGTGTGTGTACAATATCAATATTATTTTGTCTAATAAATCGGAGAAGAGAAGGAATTGCAAAGATTACTTTTGGTCCAAACTCTTGTTTTGTCCTGATCTTAAACTCGCATGTGGTAATTCCAGCGTCCTGTAATGTTTGGAGTACCTTCCCTCCGCTTGATCCAACATAGACGGTATGTCCCTTCTTTTTTAATCCTTTTGCAAGTGAAAGAACGTAGCTTGTGATACCGCCAATATCAACATGAGTTGTAAGAATAAGTATATTCATTAAAGAGACCAGAGACCAGAGACTAGAGACCAGAGACTAAAAAAGTATGTCGGTGATTTCTTATCTGCTTGGTCGTTATTAAAATTATTGACAAAATCTATATACATTTATACTATCTAACACTTCCTTGATCATACAGCTTATAGCTTACGGCTTAAAGCTTATTCGGGCGGTTAGCTCAGTTGGTAGAGCATATGCCTTACAAGCATGGGGTCACAAGTTCAAGTCTTGTACCGCCCACCATATTAAAAAAGGGACAGCTCTTCATAAGGGGACTGTCTCTTTTTTTGTTAGTTTGTTTCTAGTCTGTTGTCTTTTGTCTGAGTCTGTTTCATTTCCCAGTATTTAACATACGTCTGAAATTGATAGAATCCCCCAAAATATGCGAGGATAAAGCCGTAAAAACCGTCCTTATATCCTTTTTTACGTAGATATGCTCTCAGGAACCTGTCGATAGATTTTCTGATTGCTTTTCCAAAACCTATTTTTCTTTTATCGTTACACCATTTACGGGCCTCAAGTGTTGTTTGTGAATTTTGTTTTTGAACAAAATCGTGAATATCTATATACGAGTAGTGAATAATATCTTTTGTAAGGTGTCCACAGGTACCGTCCATAAATGCCCGTGGATGTACCTCGGATTCCTCATATTTAAATTCATCCCGCTTGAATATGCGTACTTTGCTTGCAGGATACCAGCCACCATGTTGTATCCAATAATCTCCAATATAGGTTTTAAATGGTATGGTAAAACCGTTATGAGAAATAGGGGCTGCAAAAGTTTCTTTTATTTCCTGGGCAAGTTCGGGTGTTACCCGTTCATCACAATCAAGGCTCATTACCCATTCGTTTTTTGTCTGCGAATAGCCGAAATTTCTGTGACGACCTTCAATATCAAGTTTTCGCTGTATTATACGAGCTCCTAATTTTTCTGCAATAGCTGCGGTATTATCAGTGCTGAAATCATCAAGTAAAATGACTTCATCGGTCCACGATACACTCTTTATACAATCTTCGATTTCTCGTTCTTCATTTTTTGCCATTATTACTACACTTATCGGAAGTTTGTTTTCCATAATAACTCCTTCGAGAGGGATGATTTTATGTATTATATTCTTTTTTTAAACTGATAACATCTTGTATATTGCTTACTTGTCTTATTCTACTTGATTGTGTAGTTGCTTTACCATTAAAAAAAATAGGGTAACGGACAAACAATGAACAGCGCGCAAGAAAATGAGCCATAGAGCTATCGTAGGTCAATATAAGATTGTATTTTTTCTTGCGGCGTTTCACTATTCTGAAAACTGTTTTTAACCAAAATAAAAAAGGAGTATATATGTATACGTGTATATTGGTTGTTACGGGGAGATTTAGTGTCGCAAATAAATGATTTTTGTCTTTTATGTTTTTTGATGCAACTATTGCGTAAATATAGCATTCATTTTTTGCTAGTGTGCGTATATCTTGAAATAGATTCTTTAGTTCTTCTTGGTTCTCGCTTTGTTTCTGTGTGATTGGGAGCGCTATTCTCAGTGGTATGCCCCATTTTTTGTAATAAATCCTTTGATTCTTTTTAAAAAGCGCATCACGGGCACTAAAATGATCGAGTGATTTGTGTTCATAGTGATATATGTATGCGCCATTTGCCTTTACACATTTGTATCCTGCTTCTTTTACTCTCATAGAATAATCAGAATCTTCAAAAAATGCCATGCCAAACAGTTCATCAAAATGACCGATTTTTTCGATAATTTCTCTTTTTATGAGCATTGCAAAACCGATACAGTTGGAAAATTCAGTATATTGGAGTTTTTGGTTTTGTATGCGCTGGGCACATTCTTGTATAGTTTTATCTTTGTATGGAACAAGACCAAATGTATTACTTTCCGGGTTTAGGATCCCGATATCCGGTGATGACTGGGCAACGTCTATCATTGTCTCCAAACAATTATTTGTGAAAAGTGTATCGTTGTTCAGTACGAGAACATAGGGGGCGGTTGATATTCCTAACCCTTGGTTTACCGCTTTAGGAAACCCGATATTTGTTGTATTCTCAATAGCGGTTATTTGGACATTCTCCTGAGGTATAAAACTTTTGATAACCGTTTTTGTTGCACTATTGCTTGCATTGTCAATTAAGATAATATTTATGGGAATGTGTGTTGAATCAATAATAGAATGCACACATTCTTTGGTTAGTTCAGGTTGATTATATATAGGGATTATAATGTCGCACGATTTCATAATATGAGTTTTTTGTATTTTTCTATAAGTCCGTTTTGCGCTATTGAAAGCATAGTGTTCATTCTGTCCCTGTAGGTATATTTGCCTACAGCAAGTTTATGTCCCGCAAGGGCGATTTTTTCCCTTTCAGTATCGTGTGAGAGATAATAATCTATCAGGTCGAAAAGTTCTTCTGGTGTATTATAGATAATAATATTTTTTTTGTCCTCAAAAAGCTCGTTAAAACCATTATTATCTATAGCGTTAGTAATAAGTAATGTGCCGCAACTCATAACTTCAAACATACGCATATTAATATCGTTTTTGATCGAGTAGTTGAATCCGATCTTTGACGATGAATATATTTTTGACATTTTAGTGTGCTCGGCCCACCCTATAAAACTGTTTGGGTAACGGGTCTTAAGTTTCTCCAGAAGCATTTTTCGTAAACATTTTTTACCATCGGTACCGACAAAACCGATATCAAGATTTTTTTTGCAGTCTAATTTTTTATGTATAACGGGGTCGCAGCCAAGAGGGACCCAAAAGGTATCTATTTTTTCGTGTCGAGCAAGTTTTTCTGCACCCTCTTTTTGAGCGCAAAAGACAAAGTCATAATGGTGTGATTGCTCACGTATTTTCTCATACGGGTGCTTAAGGTGGGTATCAATCGCTAGAAAGGCGCACGGACGGAGATGTTTGGGAATATCATACTTGTAGTCGCCATGATCTATCCGTAAATAGAAATCGTATTCCGGTTTGATCTTTTGGGCGTACTCAGTCCAAAAATGCTTTACCGTATGTCCTGATTGCCGAAGCGCTTTCTCAAAATAGTAACCGATTGTATCATCTCGGTCCTTATTATATATAATAGCTATTTTGAGGGCATTTTTATTGTTTTTAAGGAAATGAAACATTTTTAAATCCTTGTTTGATAAGTTGTTATAAGATATAATAATTGCCTTATGTTGTCAATATAAAGGGGTTTAACTGTATGTTTGAAATAGTGAAGAAAAAAGAGTTAGCATGTAAAAATGTGCTTGTTATTAATCCTTTCGGGATAGGTGATGTGCTTTTCACAACACCTCTTTTAGCAAGATTACGATCGTTATTGCCCAACGGTGCCAAAATAACTTTTTTATGTAATAGACGTGCAGAGCCTATATTAGAATCTAATGATGCTATTAATAAGGTGGTGGTGTTTGAAAAGGATGAATATAGAAAACTGTGGAAAGAGTCAAAAATACGTTTCTGTAAAGTGTTTGCTTCTTTTGTCTATCATATATATAACCAGAAATTTGATGCGGTATTTGATATATCGTTAGGAAGACAGTATTCATTCTGGTGCATGTTGCTCAAAATTCCTATGCGTGTTGGTTTTAATTATCGAAACCGAGGCCGGTTTTTAACCCATAAAATTAACATAGGTGGTTTTACCGAAAAACCTATTCCCGAGTATTATCTGGATTTGCTTCGGTTGTTTAACGTTACGGTCAATGCTGCATCACTGTCTTTTCCTTTGAAGGAAGAGGTGTTGAGGCAGGCGGACATTTTTTTAGAGGAAAATATGTTATTAAATGCACCTGGTATAGTGGGAATAATGCCTGGTGGGGGGGAGTCGTGGGGAAAAGATGCCTATTATAAGAGGTGGACGCCATCTTATTTTGCCCAAGTGGCTGATTATATAGTTAAGAAATATGGATATACTCCTATTCTCTTTGGAAG from Candidatus Ancaeobacter aquaticus includes the following:
- a CDS encoding glycosyltransferase, producing the protein MFHFLKNNKNALKIAIIYNKDRDDTIGYYFEKALRQSGHTVKHFWTEYAQKIKPEYDFYLRIDHGDYKYDIPKHLRPCAFLAIDTHLKHPYEKIREQSHHYDFVFCAQKEGAEKLARHEKIDTFWVPLGCDPVIHKKLDCKKNLDIGFVGTDGKKCLRKMLLEKLKTRYPNSFIGWAEHTKMSKIYSSSKIGFNYSIKNDINMRMFEVMSCGTLLITNAIDNNGFNELFEDKKNIIIYNTPEELFDLIDYYLSHDTEREKIALAGHKLAVGKYTYRDRMNTMLSIAQNGLIEKYKKLIL
- a CDS encoding glycosyltransferase family 2 protein produces the protein MKSCDIIIPIYNQPELTKECVHSIIDSTHIPINIILIDNASNSATKTVIKSFIPQENVQITAIENTTNIGFPKAVNQGLGISTAPYVLVLNNDTLFTNNCLETMIDVAQSSPDIGILNPESNTFGLVPYKDKTIQECAQRIQNQKLQYTEFSNCIGFAMLIKREIIEKIGHFDELFGMAFFEDSDYSMRVKEAGYKCVKANGAYIYHYEHKSLDHFSARDALFKKNQRIYYKKWGIPLRIALPITQKQSENQEELKNLFQDIRTLAKNECYIYAIVASKNIKDKNHLFATLNLPVTTNIHVYIYTPFLFWLKTVFRIVKRRKKKYNLILTYDSSMAHFLARCSLFVRYPIFFNGKATTQSSRIRQVSNIQDVISLKKEYNT
- a CDS encoding glycosyltransferase family 9 protein, with the translated sequence MFEIVKKKELACKNVLVINPFGIGDVLFTTPLLARLRSLLPNGAKITFLCNRRAEPILESNDAINKVVVFEKDEYRKLWKESKIRFCKVFASFVYHIYNQKFDAVFDISLGRQYSFWCMLLKIPMRVGFNYRNRGRFLTHKINIGGFTEKPIPEYYLDLLRLFNVTVNAASLSFPLKEEVLRQADIFLEENMLLNAPGIVGIMPGGGESWGKDAYYKRWTPSYFAQVADYIVKKYGYTPILFGSRSEESICKDVLRHMASKGIIVTDLALSVFAAVLKKCSFVICNDGGPLHIAVSQGVPTVSIFGPVNEGVYGPYPASDKDVIVKNNVSCRPCYYQFRYKDCDTHTCLRDLLPQHVTKEVDILVDRI